A genomic window from Flavobacterium sp. I3-2 includes:
- a CDS encoding nitroreductase family protein, which produces MNILNALNWRYATKKMNGEPVSQELVDQIIEAAYLAPTSSGLQPFQIISISNKELREKIQPIAYGQSQIVDGSHVLVFASWEKYTAERIDFIYDHMNAERGLPSEATADYVKTLKDTYLNLPEEAQAAHAAKQAYIAFGVALTTAAVLEVDATPMEGFVNADLDKLLGLEEKGLKSAVVLTLGHRATEGDWLQGMKKVRHPKEIFLTEIK; this is translated from the coding sequence ATGAATATATTAAACGCATTAAACTGGAGATACGCAACAAAAAAAATGAATGGCGAACCAGTTTCACAAGAATTAGTTGACCAGATAATTGAAGCAGCTTATTTAGCACCTACTTCATCTGGATTACAACCTTTTCAAATCATTTCGATTAGCAATAAAGAATTAAGAGAAAAAATCCAACCAATTGCATACGGTCAATCTCAAATTGTTGACGGATCACACGTTTTGGTTTTTGCATCTTGGGAGAAATACACAGCAGAACGTATCGATTTTATTTACGACCACATGAATGCAGAACGTGGATTACCAAGTGAAGCAACTGCAGATTATGTAAAAACGTTAAAAGATACTTACTTAAACTTACCTGAAGAAGCTCAAGCAGCTCATGCAGCAAAACAAGCTTACATTGCTTTTGGTGTTGCTTTAACAACCGCTGCCGTTTTAGAAGTTGACGCAACTCCGATGGAAGGTTTTGTAAATGCTGACTTAGACAAACTTTTAGGTTTAGAAGAAAAAGGTTTAAAAAGTGCCGTTGTTTTAACTTTAGGACATCGTGCAACTGAAGGAGATTGG
- a CDS encoding 5-formyltetrahydrofolate cyclo-ligase codes for MNKKELRKKYKDLRKTLKQNEIEDLSLAIANQTLKLPIWNFENYHLFLSITEHREVDTEFLLQILSGKDKNVILSRSDFETREMNHVLLTDNLKITKNEWNIPEPVGGIPIPNEMIDVVFIPLLAYDKKGNRVGYGKGFYDLFLSKCKKEVVKIGLSFFEAEEEIQDVFENDIALDYCVTPNTIYKF; via the coding sequence ATGAATAAAAAAGAACTCCGTAAAAAATATAAAGACCTTCGCAAAACATTAAAGCAAAACGAAATCGAAGATTTAAGTTTAGCAATTGCCAATCAAACGTTGAAATTACCTATTTGGAATTTTGAAAATTATCATCTGTTTTTATCGATTACGGAACATCGAGAAGTTGACACCGAATTTTTACTTCAGATTTTATCTGGAAAAGACAAGAATGTAATTCTTTCGCGTTCGGACTTTGAAACTCGTGAAATGAATCATGTTTTATTGACCGATAATTTAAAAATCACGAAAAACGAATGGAACATTCCGGAACCTGTTGGTGGTATTCCGATTCCGAACGAAATGATTGATGTGGTTTTTATTCCGCTTTTGGCTTATGATAAAAAAGGAAACCGAGTGGGCTACGGAAAAGGATTTTACGATTTGTTTTTGTCGAAATGTAAAAAAGAGGTTGTAAAAATTGGTCTTTCGTTTTTTGAAGCTGAGGAAGAAATTCAGGATGTTTTTGAAAACGACATTGCTTTAGATTATTGTGTTACACCAAATACGATTTACAAATTTTAA